The stretch of DNA TCTCAACTCCTAATAAAGCACGTTGTTGATTTTCAGGAAGCTTCGAAACTTCAGTTTCACTCGCTTGCCATCGCGCTTGCGTTTTAGCCAGGTCAGACACCAACGCTTTGATTTTTAATTGTGCCATGATAGATATTTATTAATAGGTTTCAGATGTATAATATAGCCCGGATGTTATCAGGCTTTAAAGTTTCCAGTATTAATCCAGGCATTTTTCAGAACGACCCACCAATCAACAGCAAGCCCATTCAACACATAATCATAAGGTAACCAACCATATCCCTTATCACCCCAACCCTTACCCCAGGAATTTCTTATTAATAATGCTCCTTTTGTTTTAGTGGTGCCAGAAGCATCAGGAATTTCAAGCTTATCATCATAGCCAACAGTCATAACGGCATGTCCGCCCACCATTGGATCATTAGCTGATGGATAAGGTATAGTTCCATCATTGGTTGAATAAATAGAATTATAAACAGAGAAGCCAAACATACTTGGCAGACCTGAATTCAGGTGAGATTTTATAGACATTAATAGATCGGTTGTTTTGGTACCGGAAGGATCAAGCCGGTAATAAGTTATTGCTTTATAATTTTGACCAAAAGCATAACAGAAAGCACTAGGTTCGATATCATAATTACCTATTATGTATGGCCAATATTCTTCTGGTGGAACACCAAACAGCGTCATTGCACCTATTGTTGAACGTAGATAGGCTCCTGTATCACCATTCCATTTTAGCAGGTTTCGGGTAACCTTATATAAAAATAGTCTGGATGCGTCAATATGTTTTCCAAAAGCCCTTTTTTCAAAATATTCAATTATCCCAACTCCTGCATTCGCCGTGCAAGAACCTATTGATTCCTGATTTTCAATTGGAGAGCACCAAGTCCTAAGATCCTTTTTAGTAGGTAATGCAGGCTTTGTGGCTGTAGTTACACCAGCCGTTTTCAACATGTTTTTAATCGACTCTGTTTCACCCGCAACATGCAATGAATCAGAAACATTTTTTGTATCAGCTGTGTAGTCTTTAAAGCTAGGAAGATCTCTTAACCAACCTAACGCATAAATGTTAGAATTTTCCATATAGATATTTAGGTGATAAATGTTTACATAAATTTACAAAAAATGCATACAAATTAATCTATTTAATTTATTGAAAATCAAAATATTACACTACTATTCTGTTGATTATTTAATCTATTGCTAACTGTAAAAAAATGACTAATAAGAAAGAGATTTTCATATAACTTTTTATTAAACACACAGATATTATGGAAGATAAACTTGCGTAGAATCAAAATTTATTTAGATTTGCGACTTCGTAAAAAAACCAACAAAACTTAAGAAACAACGCTTTAATTAAAATTTAACCGCATTATGCAAGGAAAAGGTGTCATCAGGTTTGTGGCTATCGCACTGGCACTTGCTTGTCTATACCACATCTCATTTACGTGGATAGTAAGCAGTGTCGAAAAAAAGGCAAAAGAATATGCCAATGGCAATGCAGCCAAAGAGAGTTATTATTTGGATTCAATTGCTACCGAACCGGTTTATAACCTGGGTGTGGCAAAATTTACTTACAAAGAGTGTAAAGAAAAACAGTTAAATCTGGGTCTTGACCTTAAAGGCGGTATGAACGTTACCATGGAAGTATCTGTGGTTGACCTAATCCGTTCAATGTCAGGAAACAGCACTGATCCTGCTTTCAATAAAGCTATGGATTTAGCTAAAGAAAGATCAACAAGATCGTCTGAAGATTTCGTTTCATTATTCGAGAAAGCTTATAATGAAGTAGCTCCTAACGGTAAATTAGCTTCCATTTTTGCTACAGCTGAAAATAAAGGCCGTATCAACTATGACACTCCTAATAAAGAAGTTATCAAACTTTTAAAAACAGAGTCTGAAAGCGCTTTTAATCGTTCATTTGAAATTCTCCGTACCCGTATCGATAAATTCGGTGTTACTCAGCCAAATATTCAGAAAATTGGCGGAAACCGAATTTTAATTGAGTTACCGGGCGTTGATGATCCTGAGCGTGTGCGTAAACTGTTACAAGGTTCTGCAAAACTTGAGTTTTGGGAAACTTATGATAACCGTGAAGTATATGGAGGTTTAGAAGCAGCTAACAAAGCATTAGCAACCAAGTTAGCTTTAACTGATAAAGCGGCTCCTGCAACTACTTCAGCAACAACTGATACAACTAAGAAAAAATCTGATTTGGCTCTTTTAAACAAGATTAAATCAGACTCTTCTAAAAATGATACTTCTGCAATGCGCGCAATGATGGCTAAACAAAACCCATTATTTGCCGTAATGATGCCTAGTACTTATCAGGAAGCTAACGGACAACAAATGTTGGCTCCGGGTTCTGTGGTTGGTTATTCAGCATTAAAAGATACTGCAAAAGTTAACGAATATCTTTCTTCTCCTGAAGTTAGAGCAAGCTTCCCAGCTAACATCAAATTTGCATGGAGCGTTAAAGCTATTAACGACAAGAATATTTTTGCTTTAAACGCATTAAGAGCATCCGGTCGTGATGGTAAAGCAGCATTAAGTGGTAACGTTATTTCAACTGCACGTTCAGATATCAGAGATGGTAAACCTGAAGTAGAGATGGTAATGAATGCTGATGGTGCTAAAGAATGGAGAAGAATTACTGCTGAAGCTGCTGCTGCAAATCACCGTGCAATTGCTATCGTTCTTGATGATGCTGTTTATTCAGCACCAAGTGTTCAAAACGAAATCTCTGGCGGTGTTTCATCCATCTCTGGTAACTTCAAAGTGGAAGAAACCCAAGACTTAGCTAACATTTTAAAAGCGGGTAAATTACCTGCTCCTGCTAAGATTGTTGAAGAAGCAACTGTTGGTCCTACTTTAGGTCAAGAGGCTATCAATGCAGGTTTAATTTCTTGTTTGGCTGGTTTAGCTGTTGTGTTCGTTTTCATGGCGATTTACTACAATAAAGCAGGTATTGCTGCTGACGTTGCTTTAATTGTGAACTTATTCTTCATGATTGGTGTATTAGCGTCATTCGGAGCAGTATTAACCTTACCAGGTATTGCAGGTATCGTTCTAAACATCGGTATGGCGGTTGACGCAAACGTACTGATCTATGAACGTATCAAAGAAGAACTTGATCATGGCAAGAGCTTGCGTATGGCTGTTACTGACGGCTTTAAACACGCTTACTCAGCGATCATCGATGCGAACGTTACCATCTTGTTATTAGGTATCATTCTTTACGTGTTCTCTTCTGGTTTGATCCAAGGTTTCGCAACTACTCTTGTTATTGGTATTTTCACTTCATTGTTCTCAGCTATCTTTATCACTCGCTTGATTTTCGAAGCACAGTTAGCTAAAAACAAAGTGATTAAATTTACCAATGAGTTTTCTAAAAACTGGTTTAAAGACACTGATTTCGACTTCGTTTCTAAACGTAAAATATTCTACTTTATCTCGGGTGCTATTATTTTAGCAGGTGCTATTTCAATTGCTACCAAAGGTTTAAGTTTAGGTGTTGACTTCCAAGGTGGTCGTACTTATACTGTTCGTTTCGAGAAAGATGTTAAAGTTGGTGATGTAAGAGCAGCAATTACTCCTGAATTAGGTGGTAAAGAGCCTGAAGTAAAAACTTTCGGTGGTGCTAATCAGGTTCGTATCACTACTTCTTACGAAATCGATAATCAGTCAGAAAGCATTGATAAAGAAGTTGAAACTAAACTTCAAGCAGGATTAGCTAAGATCAAAGATAATAAGGCTGAAATCATGAATACCCGTAAAGTGGGTCCTACAATTGCAAACGATATTAAAATATCTGCATTGT from Solitalea canadensis DSM 3403 encodes:
- a CDS encoding C1 family peptidase, whose product is MENSNIYALGWLRDLPSFKDYTADTKNVSDSLHVAGETESIKNMLKTAGVTTATKPALPTKKDLRTWCSPIENQESIGSCTANAGVGIIEYFEKRAFGKHIDASRLFLYKVTRNLLKWNGDTGAYLRSTIGAMTLFGVPPEEYWPYIIGNYDIEPSAFCYAFGQNYKAITYYRLDPSGTKTTDLLMSIKSHLNSGLPSMFGFSVYNSIYSTNDGTIPYPSANDPMVGGHAVMTVGYDDKLEIPDASGTTKTKGALLIRNSWGKGWGDKGYGWLPYDYVLNGLAVDWWVVLKNAWINTGNFKA
- the secDF gene encoding protein translocase subunit SecDF, with the protein product MQGKGVIRFVAIALALACLYHISFTWIVSSVEKKAKEYANGNAAKESYYLDSIATEPVYNLGVAKFTYKECKEKQLNLGLDLKGGMNVTMEVSVVDLIRSMSGNSTDPAFNKAMDLAKERSTRSSEDFVSLFEKAYNEVAPNGKLASIFATAENKGRINYDTPNKEVIKLLKTESESAFNRSFEILRTRIDKFGVTQPNIQKIGGNRILIELPGVDDPERVRKLLQGSAKLEFWETYDNREVYGGLEAANKALATKLALTDKAAPATTSATTDTTKKKSDLALLNKIKSDSSKNDTSAMRAMMAKQNPLFAVMMPSTYQEANGQQMLAPGSVVGYSALKDTAKVNEYLSSPEVRASFPANIKFAWSVKAINDKNIFALNALRASGRDGKAALSGNVISTARSDIRDGKPEVEMVMNADGAKEWRRITAEAAAANHRAIAIVLDDAVYSAPSVQNEISGGVSSISGNFKVEETQDLANILKAGKLPAPAKIVEEATVGPTLGQEAINAGLISCLAGLAVVFVFMAIYYNKAGIAADVALIVNLFFMIGVLASFGAVLTLPGIAGIVLNIGMAVDANVLIYERIKEELDHGKSLRMAVTDGFKHAYSAIIDANVTILLLGIILYVFSSGLIQGFATTLVIGIFTSLFSAIFITRLIFEAQLAKNKVIKFTNEFSKNWFKDTDFDFVSKRKIFYFISGAIILAGAISIATKGLSLGVDFQGGRTYTVRFEKDVKVGDVRAAITPELGGKEPEVKTFGGANQVRITTSYEIDNQSESIDKEVETKLQAGLAKIKDNKAEIMNTRKVGPTIANDIKISALYSIGLALVIIYIYIIIRFRRWQFGIGATVALLHDVLVIIAIYSIFNGLLPFSLEVDQTFIAAILTIMGYSMNDTVVVFDRVREYLGLHHSKNESMGTVINSALNSTLNRTVVTGLCTMLVLVILFIFGGAVLRGFSFSLLVGIVVGTYSSLFVATPIVVDFIRKKN